A single region of the Hippopotamus amphibius kiboko isolate mHipAmp2 chromosome 6, mHipAmp2.hap2, whole genome shotgun sequence genome encodes:
- the LOC130855873 gene encoding succinate dehydrogenase assembly factor 4, mitochondrial-like: EILPDLRLGLRGHRGSGRHGYVRLAWLLGCILATAWRAARSPLLCHSLRKINSQGETSEPIKQPLKKPKLPEGRFDAPEDSNLGKEPLTEFPDDVNPVTKKKKGGPRGPEPTRYGDRERKGRCIDF; the protein is encoded by the coding sequence GAAATACTCCCTGACCTTAGGCTTGGCCTTCGAGGACACCGTGGGAGTGGGCGCCATGGCTATGTCCGCCTAGCCTGGTTGCTGGGCTGCATCCTGGCCACAGCGTGGAGAGCGGCAAGATCACCCCTTCTTTGTCATTCTTTGAGGAAAATTAATTCTCAAGGAGAAACATCTGAACCCATCAAGCAACCCCTTAAGAAGCCAAAGTTACCAGAAGGTCGTTTTGATGCACCAGAAGATTCCAATTTAGGGAAAGAACCACTGACAGAATTTCCAGATGATGTTAAtcctgttaccaaaaaaaaaaaaggtggaccCAGGGGTCCAGAACCTACCCGATATGGAGATAGGGAACGGAAAGGACGCTGTATTGATTTTTAA